GCCCATGTAGTTGGGCTGGTCGTAGAAGAGCCAGTGGCCGTCCATCACATGGCAGGAGTGCCAGCCATGGGACCAGTTGTAGCGGTTCATGAAGTTGTCGCAGTCGTCAGTCATCTCCATCATCTGGCCCATGTAGTTATCCCTCTCGTAGACCCTCATTCTGTACTGTCCGTTGTACTGTTGGAGGCAAAGAAGAATGATATTAGAATGAATTCACTGAATTGTTTGCAATCATAATGCTGTTTCGCATTCCAATATTTCGAATTCTTACCCAGGGGACCATACGGCAAGACCTGACCCAGTTGCTGGATCCCCACATGCTCATGTAGTCAGAGTACTCTCCCCTCCTGAAGCAGTACTGGTGACCCATATAGTTGGGCTGGTCGTAGAACATCCAGCAGCCGCTCATCACCCTGAAGGAGTGGCAGCGGTTCATGTAGGAGGACATGTCGGCGCAGTCACTGCTGCACTCCCAGGAACGTCCCATGAAGTTCCTGTCCTCGTAGAACATAATCTACCAAAGATAAAGCAGTAGAACATCATTAGTTACATTTGGAGAAACAGCAGAACCTCAAAAACAAGTTCTAAAGTTCTAAACTGTGTCCCATGTTGACGTGTCCTGCTTACCCTTCCGTTCATCTTGGCGGTTTTGGTTGTCTGAGCTGTTTCCAACTGGTGACTGCACACTCTGCCTGGTGGTTTAACCCTGGTATTTATACCTGGCTGAAGTCAAAGGATGGTGCACCTCTTATTGTCCAAAGCCCTGACCAAGCAGAGTGGCTGAGTGTTCAACGTAGAAGCTTTCTTCTCTTTTCCATGTAACTCAATAGTCTCTAGAAGAATTGTGAATGGGGCTTTAGCACTTACAAAAAGATTTTCTCATAATTGTCATAGGTTTTTCATCTTGTTCCTTCGGGTATTCATATACCCCTTTTCTTGGCTTTCAATCTTCTGAGACTATGTTCCATTGAAATAGATAAAAATACTCTTTTGTCTCCAGTAAATCTTTCATTTCTTACCTTTTTTAAAATTCATCTGCATGCATGAAAAACAGATGAAAGCACCACTTATCCATTCAGAGCTCCACCGCTCTGCATGCTCAGGGCTTTGGACAATAAGAGGTGCTCTGTCTTTTGACTTTGCCTAGGTATAAATACCAGGGTTAAAGCACCAGGCAGAGTGTGTCAGTCACCAGTTGGAAACAGCTCAGACAACCAAAACCGACAAGATGAATGGAAAGGTAAGCAGGACACGTCAACATGGGACACATTTAAAAACTTTAGAACTCGTTTTAGAGATTCTGCTGATTTCCAAATATAATTATACATGTGATTATGGTTTATCTTTGCTAGATCGTCTTTTACGAGGACAGGAACTTCATGGGACGTTCCTGGGAGTGCAATGGAGACTGCTCCGACATGTCCTCCTACATGGGTCGCTGCCACTCCTTCAGGGTGATGAGCGGCTGCTGGATGTTCTACGATCAGTGCAACTACATGGGTCACCAGTACTGCTTCAGGAGGGGAGAATATGGTGATTACATGAACATGTGGGGATGTAACAACTGGGTCAGGTCTTGTCGCATGATCCCCTGGGTAAGATTTCACTATGTTGGAGATCTCTAAcctaacaacattttttttctgatcatGATGCAAAACTTTTCGGTGAATTATGAAAGCTGGAATTTTCATAACTTTTCAGTTCAGAGTAAAATTCTTTAGGAAATGGTATACTACATGGTTAAATCTAGCCCCCTCTAAAGATATTTAACAAGACTACATCACCAGAGAGAAGGTGAATGGTTAGTAGTTTTATTTGAGAACAGACAGAGGTGGTACGCCATGAAACTAAAGCCTTGCTATAGAAAAGGAGGCAGTGCATGCGATGGAAGAGTGTTTAGAGGAGTGGAATAACCTGGTAAGAGTTATGGGCATTGGATGCGATTTTTGTGTCAAGTTTCTCCTGTAAAACTTCCTGCTTCCAATGCTGACAAAACTTGGGCAGTGGCTGCTGGGAATGGGACATTGAAACACATTCTGTCAGGATGTAATGTGAGCTTGTCACAAAGTCGCTATACGTTGATCAGTCTTTAGCAAgtgcccttaaaaaaaaaaaaagaggtacaTATTGGTTAATAATATGCTCGTTGTTGGTGGAAGGAGGTCAATTATGGTTGTTTGTGAGGTGCAGTGTGATGTTGAACAAGCAAAGACATCAAATCTCTGTAAATGAGCTGATGTCCGAGACTGTTAAAAGGTGAGAAACTACTGGTTCTACATGACTCTGAGGCCAAATATTGTATTTTACTCAAGAGAGCAAGCGGATAGTTTCTTTTTTAtgaagctaacagtgctaacagagcTTACAAAAGATAATGCTGATGGAATCTGGGTTCAGAGGACGGGTGTTGAGGGCAGTAATGAAGAAACTGTCAGAAGTAGATAAAGGGTCTAGTCACTAGCAGTGTATAAAAAGGAATGATGTTAGTTGGGGAAGGCCACAGTGTTTTTGAGAGTGTAGACATCGGCAGTTTGGTGAGTGTGATGTTGGAATAGTGTTATCCAGGTTGTGGGCACAATTTTGCAATGTCCTATATAGCGAGCTTGTAGAGTTAACATGTTAAAGCAGTTACATAATTCaagaaacacaaaattgtttttcCCCAACAGTACAGCGGATCCTACAGGATGAGGATGTACGAGAGGGATAACTACATGGGCCAGATGATGGAGATGACCGGTGACTGTGACAACTTCATGAACCGCTACAACTGGTCCCATGGCTGCATGTCCTGCCACGTGATGGATGGCCACTGGATGATGTACGAGCATCCCAACTACATGGGCAGGATGTGGTACTTCGGACCCGGACACTACAGGAACTTCAGCAACTGGGGCAACATGAGGTTCATGAGTATGAGGCGCGTCATGAGCGACTGGTACTAAGTAATAACGTGCTGGAATCCATGTCAAATACATAATTTTCAATAAAATGTTCAATAAGTGAAAATTTGCAGAGTGTTGCCTTTGAAATGCTTTAGTAATAAGTGTTCTTTCTTATTTTGGGatacaccaaataaaaaaaatggaggaGTGGCTGCCCTACATGGCCCATCATTCCTTCTGTTTGGCACCCATCTTTTATTGGCATTTAGTGGTGGGGTGGCTGAGAGCTGTGCCGAAAGAGTGGGATATGTGGGCTGTGCATTGTGATTAGTTGGAGGTACTATACTGATATAAACCCAACAAATCATTCCTCAATGAGTGAAGAGCAATATCGGTAAAATACAAGATATTTATTAGATTTTGGGATGCtaaaaaatttactttaaaatataaagtatCTCCCAAATGTGAACTTATCCCTCAgatttctgcaaatatttcatTATATACTTTCAAGGAGGAAAATTATAGGAATTATATGAACTTGCATATAGCTTTTAGTAGCCAACTTGTAAAACAGTACTGATTtgacagccattaatgtctaaaaagCTATGAACACAAGTAagtacacctcacagtgaacatATTCAAATTGTGCCCATTATCAAATGTCACATTTTTTTACCACCATTTGTTGTTGCACATTAATCTCATAAGCTACACAAATCTTCTTCCACTTCTCCATGATGACATTACAGAGCTGGTGGATGGTAGACACCTTGGCTCCTCTACTTCCCaattgaggatgccccacaggttcTCAATTGGGTTTAGATCGGGAGACTTACTTggtcagtccatcacctttatctTGTTACCATGTTGAAAAACTGCAATTTACCCCAGTATCTAAAAAAGAGGGATCAAGCTCTTCTTTAGAATGTCACATCACATAGAATTTATGCTTCCTTCAATTAACTCCACTCCctcagccccagaccatgatgctaccatcaCCATGTCTGACTGTAGGCAAGAGACAAATGTCTTGGTACTCCTCACCAGGGCCCTACCACAAATGTTGGACACCATCTGAGCCTCAGCTTCAGTAGAGACAGCAGCCATTTGATACAGTATGCAGAATATGATGAGGGCATTGACAAGCTGATCTCCTTGTCTGTCcttaacctctgcagcaatgctggcagcactcttGTATCTTTTTTAAGCCAACCTCTGGAATTTACTcagaacaaaagaaataaactttGATTGACCCTGGCAAGGCTAGTTCTAAATGGAACCAGTGATAGATAACTGCTGTTTGACCTTGGCTATCATGCTGTAGCTCAGTTTTTTGGTGTTAGCAATCTTCTGATAGCTTAAGCCATATTTGTGgagagaaaaaaatctatttctcaTAACtccagagagttctttgccatgaggtgccattgTGAATATCTTGTGGCCAATATGAAATAATTGAacacaaaacaccaaatttaacagccaATCTCCCCATTCATACCTGGAACCTTGTACGTCTAATAAGGTTCATGACACCAGGGATGGACAACAACACATTTGGGCAAAATACTTGCAAAAATGTAGGGGAGTGTGCTCACTTTTGGAAGATACTCTACTTCGTAACGTTTGGTAAATCATGTCTAACCATGCAAAACATACAGTGAAATAAGAATGTTGTCTTAAAATGTGATATTTTGTAAGGATTGTTTTCTAACACTCAGTGTTGGTGAATAccgaaaaaaaacacacttattttTTAGTTActaaacaatttatttaaaaattggtaTTTTGTATCAATTGAAGCAATTGATCGCTTCTTAGTACCAGTCGCTCATGATGCGCCTCATACTCATGAACCTCATGTTGCCCCAGTTCCTGAAGTTCCTGTAGTGTCCGGGTCCGAAGTACCACATCCTGCCCATGTAGTTGGGATGCTCGTACATCATCCAGTGTCCGTCCATCACGTGGCAGGACTGGCAGCCATGGGACCAGTTGTAGCGGTTCATGAAGTTGTCGCAGTCATCGCTCATCTCCATCATCTGGCCCATGTAGTTATCCCTCTCGTAGACCCTCATTCTGTAGGATCCGCTGTACTGTTGGAggcaaaatagaaaaatattagAAAAGGGCATCGAATTGTTGGCCATCGTAGTGTTGTTTAAGTTAAAAGATCTGCTCTTTTAAAATCTTACCCAGGGGACCATGCGGCAAGACCTGACCCAATTGCTGGATCCCCACATGCTCATGTAGTCAGAGTACTCTCCCCTCCTGAAGCAGTACTGGTGACCCATATAGTTGGGCTGGTCGTAGAACATCCAGCAGCCGCTCATCACCCTGAAGGAGTGGCAGCGGTTCATGTAGGAGGACATGTCGGCGCAGTCGCTGCTGCACTCCCAGGAACGTCCCATGAAGTTCCTGTCCTCGTAGAACATAATCTACCAAAGATAAAGCAGTAGAACATCATTAATTACATTTGGAGAAACAGCAGAATCTCAAAAACAAGTTGTAAAATTTTAGACTGTGTAAACATGCTGACGTGTCCTGCTTACCCTTCCGTTCATCTTGGCGGTTTTGGTTGTCTGAGCTGTTTCCAACTGGTGACTGACACACTCTGACTGGTGCTTTAACCCTGGTATTTATACCTGGGTAAAGTCAAAGGACAGTGTACCTCTTATTGTTCAAAGCCCTGACCAGGCAGAGAACTGGAGTGGTCAACACAGAAGCTTTCACATCTTTTCCATGTGACTCAATAGTCTCTAGAAGAATTGTTAATGGGGCTTTAGCAGTTACATTTTGTCATAGTTTTTGAGTGGTCAGGGCTTTGGACAATAAGAGGTGCTCGGTCTTTTGAATTTACCCAGGTATAAATACCAGGGTTAAAGCACCAGGCAGAGTGTGTAGGTCACCAGTTGGAAACAGCTCAGACAACCAAAACCGCCAAGATGAACGGAAGGGTAAGCAGGACACGTCAACATGGGACACAGTTTAGAACATTACAACTTGTTTTTGAGGTTCTGCTGTTCTCTAAATGTAACTAATGATGTTCTACTGCTTTATCTTTGGTAGATTATGTTCTACGAGGACAGGAACTTCATGGGACGTTCCTGGGAGTGCAGTGGAGACTGCACCGACATGTCCTCCTACATGAACCGCTGCCACTCCTTCAGGGTGATGAGCGGCTGCTGGATGTTCTACGACCAGCCCAACTACATGGGTCACCAGTACTGCTTCAGGAGGGGCGAGTATGGTGACTACATGAGCATGTGGGGATGTAACAACTGGGTCAGGTCTTGCCGCATGATCCCCTGGGTAAGACTTCAATTTATTAGTGAAATCTAACTTAACAAAAATTTCAACTGGTCATGATGCGAAACTTCTGGAATTTTCTTAACTTTTTAGTTCAGATTAAAATTCTTTAGTAAATGTATAGTACATTGTTAAATCTTGCACCTCTAGGGTCAAAAGTTGGGCTGGGTAAAGCAGCCCCACTATTGGCAAAGACAGGAGAGAATTGAAACCCTCATGAGGCAGTGAAAGATGCATTGAAGAGGGCATTGAATCACAGAGACGTGGTAGTACAGTTAGGAAATGGGAGGGCAGCACTAGGGTGTGGTGATTTGTGGAAGGCATTTATCAAGGCTACAACCAGAGAGCAGGTGAAGCAAGTGTAAGGTTTATTTTATGGAGCTGACAGTGCTAACAGAGCTTACGAAAAAAAAAGATTGGTGAAATTTGGATTCAGAGGCTACGTGTTGAGGGCAGTAGTGAAGGAACTGTCAGAattagctgaaagatctagttaCTGGTTGTGAATAAGAAGGATTAAGGTTAGTTGGGGAAGGCCGCAGTGTGTTTGACACTGTAGACATGGGCAGTTTAATGCTCGTGATGTTGGAATAGTGGTATCCAGGCTTGAAGAGTTAACATGTCAGAGCAGTTACATCATTTaagaaacacaaaattgttttcCCCCCAACAGTACAACGGTTCCTACAGGATGAGGATGTACGAGAGGGATAACTACATGGGCCAGATGATGGAGATGACCGGAGACTGTGACAACTTCATGAACCGCTACAACTGGTCCCATGGCTGCATGTCCTGCCACGTGATGGACGGCCACTGGATGATGTACGAGCATCCCAACTACATGGGCAGGATGTGGTACTTCGGACCTGGACACTACAGGAACTTCAGCAACTGGGGCAACATGAGGTTCAATAGTATGAGGCGCGTCATGAGCGACTGGTACTAAGTAATAACGTGCTGAGATCTAAtgtcaaatatttaattttcaataaaatgtttaataagtgAAATTTTGCAGTGTTGTCTTTAAAATGCATCAATACTGAGTTTTCCTTTCTTATTTGGGGATGAGGCAAGTAATCTTTTAACAAAATACGAAGTTGTTCACTGGCAAAATCGGAACAAATGTTCCCATccttaatttaatacatttctttaactatcatttttaaactaaaatttgcAACTATGATTTTCATACAACCTTGTTGACTGGGGAGTTGGCTGCCCCCCATGGCCCATCATCCCCTCCGTTTAGCATCCATTACCCATTGGCATTTAGTGGTGGGGGGGTCTGAGAACTGTGTTTCCTTTAAATAACCCCACTCCCCAATTCTGGCAGCACTTAGCGCTCAGTCCctgaccatgatgctaccaccaccatgcttgactatAGGAAAGAGACAATTGAATTGGTTCACTTCACCAGGGTGCTGGCACACATGTTGGGCACTATGTGAGCCAAACAAGTTGATCctggtctcatcagaccacaggGCGTAATTCCAGCAATTCGTGTTCTTTCAACTGCTTGTCTTGTGCATCAGGTTCAGAGGAGATTAcagccatgcagacagagttttTATGCAGTATGCAGAATATGATGAGGGCACTGAATGACAGATGACGTCTACGTCTGTCTTCAACCTtcgcagcaatgctggcagctcTCGTGTATCTTTAGCTTTAAAGCCAACCCCTGGATTTTACTCAGAACAAAGGAATTAAACTTTGGTTGACCCTGGCAAGGCTTGTTCTTGATGGAACCTGTCATAGATACAGTaactgctgtatgaccttggTTATCATGCTGCAGCCCAGTTTCAGGGTGTTAGCAATCTTCTAAAAGCTTAAGCCATCTTTCTGGAGGGAC
This genomic interval from Astyanax mexicanus isolate ESR-SI-001 chromosome 1, AstMex3_surface, whole genome shotgun sequence contains the following:
- the LOC111189811 gene encoding gamma-crystallin M2-like isoform X1, giving the protein MNGRIMFYEDRNFMGRSWECSGDCTDMSSYMNRCHSFRVMSGCWMFYDQPNYMGHQYCFRRGEYGDYMSMWGCNNWVRSCRMIPWYNGSYRMRMYERDNYMGQMMEMTGDCDNFMNRYNWSHGCMSCHVMDGHWMMYEHPNYMGRMWYFGPGHYRNFSNWGNMRFNSMRRVMSDWY
- the LOC103035341 gene encoding gamma-crystallin M2-like isoform X4 is translated as MNGRIMFYEDRNFMGRSWECSSDCADMSSYMNRCHSFRVMSGCWMFYDQPNYMGHQYCFRRGEYSDYMSMWGSSNWVRSCRMVPWYNGQYRMRVYERDNYMGQMMEMTDDCDNFMNRYNWSHGWHSCHVMDGHWLFYDQPNYMGRMWYFGPGHYRNFSNWGNMRFMSMRRVMNSWY
- the LOC103035341 gene encoding gamma-crystallin M2-like isoform X5; its protein translation is MNGRIMFYEDRNFMGRSWECSSDCADMSSYMNRCHSFRVMSGCWMFYDQPNYMGHQYCFRRGEYSDYMSMWGSSNWVRSCRMVPWYNGQYRMRVYERDNYMGQMMEMTDDCDNFMNRYNWSHGWHSCHVMDGHWLFYDQPNYMGRMWYFGPGHYRNFSNWGNMRFMSMRRVMSDWY
- the LOC103035341 gene encoding gamma-crystallin M2-like isoform X3; this translates as MNGRIMFYEDRNFMGRSWECSSDCADMSSYMNRCHSFRVMSGCWMFYDQPNYMGHQYCFRRGEYSDYMSMWGSSNWVRSCRMVPWYNGQYRMRVYERDNYMGQMMEMTDDCDNFMNRYNWSHGWHSCHVMDGHWLFYDQPNYMGRMWYFGPGHYRNFSNWGNMRFMSMRRIMSDWY
- the LOC111189809 gene encoding gamma-crystallin M2-like is translated as MNGKIVFYEDRNFMGRSWECNGDCSDMSSYMGRCHSFRVMSGCWMFYDQCNYMGHQYCFRRGEYGDYMNMWGCNNWVRSCRMIPWYSGSYRMRMYERDNYMGQMMEMTGDCDNFMNRYNWSHGCMSCHVMDGHWMMYEHPNYMGRMWYFGPGHYRNFSNWGNMRFMSMRRVMSDWY